One Sparus aurata chromosome 5, fSpaAur1.1, whole genome shotgun sequence genomic window carries:
- the camsap1b gene encoding calmodulin-regulated spectrin-associated protein 1-B isoform X6: MDVDLCAGGDSTRRKVDLTGAAEGTMDVVPLEMYDSARAKIAANLRWLFAKAYGIDHIPEDLRDPFYTDQYDQEHIKPPVIRLLLSCELYCRVCTLILKTEQAASLQSHLSVIQALSRKGIYVVESDDTPVTDEDLASMPIKMSAHMPMIDALMMAYTVEMISIEKVVASVKRFSTFSASKELPFDLEDAMVFWINKVNMKMREITEREHKVKHHPLESPSHQKVRYRREHASGRQLPFFPLLEDLMRDVCDGAALLTVVHCYCPDLMKLEDICLKEVPSIADSLYNIQLLREFANEYLNKSFYLTTEDMLYSPLVLKHNVMVFIAELFWWFETVKPEFVQPRDLQEFKDARAIAQPKSARPSVPISNATKRSFLASPGVADNQSSPEVCNRYFLHPEESDPLKGGPTFSPSHPLLPLRQRQQKQQGEDGAGLRNRSNSLTQMDGQTRGSVVAWPDKRQRPLSTLSPYMFHSATDSDADIASGDSVSLARSISKDSLASNVINVTPKHQTSVQQPSQAAIRRVNGHGLLGNVNTENEEETLLEVSRTDGSIIPKRVDGMQATATVGPKPSAESKPAPDSFYLEPLMPAVLKTAKEKSVCMNKEEESGEGPRSSGRGSLRRGDGSTSAVRRKAPCGLNQTFTPPGEEEDLPEEPPQSQAGFRPIVTSSVDPSSREPAGGFYLHSDSEEPKSGQGLDDELEDLDEEEEDLDEAVTTKDPNWPRKTFIEEDEEEESAKLQEDMNVKEHDDKDMNGGSGRSSPCLSANSQASSMASSSVRMTSFAERKAQQQRFGSNHDLRSSASSSQRTTPDGSESSGPLTSSWRLKRDQSPSSPLGGCSRTGDGATVLASEIVQLRMQLEEKRRAIEHQKKKMEVLSARQRQKLGKAAFLHIVKKGGGRSDTLPNPLKADIPKDKLAGDKEPSSKDDMCVDALRGDKEVDGTTPTGALEADKKGNGGSFYLEEELDLNECSRSIELLNDAIGSIQQQMMQLSLQQEMLMKQNVQSPPGQTPAPLPSDKNGDPKASSSFHIVDHLSGSNTAPTRKPPKLSSGRSSRSKPSELKIAKEQSRQTSRTLTPTQSGSETLPHPRQLAGGRSPRTEQPGSPRNPIAGETIDRLGAGHIRSATYRLHDEANMRLPTRVDLTAVVAPEVSFDECLSSTMRESELNSSDGSGKENIPSEEGQRSKANLIEVDLSDLKALEAEEAAEDTTTEGGDGEQKSVLGFFFKDEQKAEDELAKKRAAFLLKQQKKAEEARLRKQQLEAESELKRDEARRKAEEDRLRKEEEKTRRELIKQEYLRRKQQEMFEEQGLVKPKTPKPKQKHRPKSVFREESSSDNFSKGSSTPDNLSNAQSGSNLSLASAATNEADSVNSGGAGSQRCDSVESFPGSRNSRTAERDWDNGSTASSITSMAEYTGPKLFKEPSAKSNKPIIHNAISHCCLAGKVNEPQKNQILEELEKCESNHLMILFRDGGCQFRALYSYFPDTEEIQKLTGTGPKSISKKMIDKLYKYSSDRKQFTVIPAKTVSVSVDALTIHNHLWQAKRGTVPKKSGK; the protein is encoded by the exons atggatgttgatttgtgtgctggcggggACAGTACCAGGAGAAAAGTGGACTTGACTGGAGCTGCAGAAGGCACCATGGACGTCGTACCATTGGAGATGTATGACTCCGCCAGAGCGAAAATAGCTGCCAACTTGCGGTGGCTGTTCGCCAAAGCCTATGGCATTG ACCATATTCCAGAGGACTTAAGGGACCCGTTCTACACAGACCAGTACGACCAGGAGCACATCAAACCACCTGTCATCCGCCTGCTGCTGTCCTGCGAGCTCTACTGTCGCGTATGCACCCTCATCCTGAAGACTGAGCAGGCAGCATCCCTTCAGTCCCATCTGTCCGTCATCCAGGCTTTGTCCAGGAAGGGCATATATGTTGTTGAAAGTGACGATACACCCGTCACCGATGAGGACCTGGCCAGTATGCCCATCAAAATg AGTGCTCACATGCCCATGATCGATGCCCTCATGATGGCCTACACAGTGGAGATGATCAGCATTGAGAAAGTGGTGGCTTCTGTCAAGCGCTTCTCCACCTTCAGTGCCTCCAAGGAGCTGCCCTTTGACCTGGAGGATGCAATGGTTTTCTGGATCAACAAG GTGAACATGAAGATGAGGGAGATCACAGAAAGGGAGCACAAAGTCAAGCACCACCCCCTGGAGTCCCCCAGCCACCAAAAG GTACGGTATCGTCGGGAGCATGCTTCAGGACGACAACTGCCGTTCTTCCCACTTCTGGAAGACCTGATGAGGGATGTTTGTGACGGAGCTGCACTGCTCACCGTGGTCCACTGCTACTGCCCAGACCTCATGAAGCTGGAAG ATATTTGCCTGAAGGAAGTACCCTCCATTGCTGATAGCCTGTACAACATCCAGTTACTCAGAGAGTTTGCCAACGAGTATCTGAATAAAAGCTTCTATCTGACAACGGAGGACATGCTCTACTCGCCGCTTGTGCTCAAG CACAATGTGATGGTGTTCATTGCTGAACTCTTCTGGTGGTTCGAGACCGTCAAGCCAGAGTTTGTTCAGCCAAGAGATCTCCAAGAGTTCAAAGATG CTCGAGCCATAGCTCAGCCCAAGAGTGCCCGCCCATCAGTGCCTATCTCCAACGCCACCAAGCGCAGCTTTTTGGCCAGCCCTGGTGTGGCCGataaccagagcagcccagaaGTCTGTAACAGGTACTTCCTGCACCCCGAAGAGTCTGACCCCCT TAAAGGGGGTCCAACTTTCAGTCCCTCCCACCCACTCCTGCCCCTCCGACAGAGGCAACAAAAGCAGCAAGGAGAAGATGGTGCAG GTCTCAGAAACCGCTCCAACTCTCTGACCCAGATGGACGGACAAACCCGAGGCTCTGTTGTTGCATGGCCCGACAAGAGGCAGAG acCTCTGTCCACACTGAGCCCCTACATGTTTCATTCAGCCACAGACAGCGATGCAGACATTGCTTCTGGTGACAGTGTGAGTCTGGCCCGCTCCATAAGCAAGGACAGCCTGGCGTCCAACGTCATCAATGTCACACCCAAACACCAGACTTCTGTCCAACAGCCATCACAGGCTGCGATACGGAGAGTCAACGGCCACGGCCTCCTGGGTAATGTTAACACTGAGAATGAGGAAGAGACTCTGTTGGAAGTTTCAAGGACTGATGGTTCCATCATCCCTAAGCGGGTTGACGGGATGCAAGCAACTGCCACAGTGGGTCCCAAACCTTCAGCTGAGTCCAAACCTGCACCGGATAGCTTTTACCTAGAACCACTGATGCCTGCCGTGCTCAAAACGGCTAAAGAGAAGTCTGTATGCATgaacaaggaggaggagagtggcGAAGGGCCTCGTTCTTCAGGAAGGGGCTCTCTACGCCGAGGAGATGGATCAACATCGGCTGTGCGTAGGAAAGCTCCCTGTGGCCTGAACCAAACATTTACCCCCCCAGGTGAAGAGGAGGACTTGCCAGAGGAACCTCCACAAAGTCAGGCAGGCTTCAGACCCATTGTTACCAGCAGTGTGGACCCCTCATCCAGAGAGCCAGCAGGGGGTTTCTACCTGCATTCAGATTCTGAAGAACCAAAGTCTGGCCAGGGCCTGGATGATGAGCTGGAGGACctggatgaagaggaagaggatctGGATGAAGCCGTAACCACTAAGGACCCCAACTGGCCTAGGAAAACCTTTatagaggaggatgaagaagaagaatcagcCAAACTCCAAGAGGACATGAATGTGAAAGAGCACGATGACAAAGATATGAACGGTGGCAGCGGTCGCTCCAGCCCCTGTCTCAGCGCTAACTCCCAGGCCAGCAGCATGGCCAGTAGCAGTGTGCGCATGACTTCTTTTGCTGAGCGCAAAGCCCAGCAGCAGCGCTTCGGCAGCAACCACGACCTACGCTCCAGTGCCTCCAGCTCCCAAAGGACCACTCCAGATGGATCAGAGAGCAGCGGGCCTCTAACTTCCTCCTGGAGGCTTAAAAGAGACCAGAGCCCCTCCTCACCACTGGGTGGATGCTCGCGTACAGGCGATGGTGCTACTGTACTGGCTTCTGAAATTGTTCAGCTCCGAatgcagctggaggagaagcGACGTGCCATCGAGCAccagaagaaaaagatggaggtGCTGTCGGCGAGGCAAAGGCAGAAGCTGGGAAAGGCAGCCTTCCTGCACATTGTAAAGAAAGGTGGAGGCCGGAGTGACACGTTACCCAATCCACTTAAAGCTGACATCCCTAAAGACAAGCTTGCTGGGGATAAAGAACCATCAAGTAAAGATGATATGTGTGTGGATGCCCTGAGGGGGGACAAAGAGGTGGACGGAACCACCCCAACAGGTGCCTTAGAAGCAGACAAGAAAGGAAACGGTGGAAGCTTTTACCTAGAAGAAGAGTTGGACCTGAACGAGTGCAGCCGCTCCATTGAGCTGCTGAACGACGCCATCGGCAGCATCCAGCAGCAGATGATGcagctgtcactgcagcaggagATGTTGATGAAACAGAATGTACAGTCCCCCCCTGGGCAAACTCCAGCGCCTCTCCCCAGTGACAAAAACGGGGACCCTAAGGCAAGCTCAAGCTTTCACATTGTTGATCACCTCTCCGGCTCCAACACCGCCCCCACCAGGAAGCCTCCCAAGCTGAGCTCAGGCCGGAGCTCCAGATCTAAGCCATCAGAGCTAAAGATAGCCAAGGAGCAGAGCCGGCAGACCTCCAGGACCCTTACCCCCACCCAGAGTGGCTCAGAGACATTACCACACCCGAGGCAGTTAGCTGGGGGCAGGTCCCCCAGGACCGAGCAGCCCGGCAGTCCCAGAAACCCCATAGCAGGAGAGACAATCGACAGGCTGGGCGCTGGTCATATTCGGAGCGCCACCTACCGGCTTCACGATGAAGCAAACATGCGCCTCCCGACCCGAGTGGACCTGACAGCGGTGGTTGCCCCAGAAGTGTCCTTTGATGAGTGCCTGTCCAGCACCATGAGGGAGTCTGAGCTTAATTCTTCAGATGGTTCAGGAAAAGAGAACATCCCATCAGAGGAGGGGCAGCGCAGCAAAGCCAACCTGATTGAGGTCGATCTGTCCGACCTGAAAGCTCTTGAGGCAGAGGAGGCTGCGGAGGACACGACAAcagaaggaggtgatggagagcAGAAGTCAGTCTTGGGCTTCTTCTTCAAG GATGAGCAGAAGGCTGAGGATGAGCTCGCTAAGAAGAGAGCAGCGTTCTTactgaagcagcagaagaaagCGGAGGAGGCCCGTCTGCGTAAACAACAGCTAGAAGCAGAATCTGAGCTCAAACGAGATGAAGCCAG aCGGAAGGCTGAGGAGGATCGCCTGCgcaaagaagaggagaagacgCGGCGAGAGCTGATAAAGCAGGAGTATCTAcgcaggaagcagcaggagatGTTCGAGGAGCAAGGCCTCGTCAAGCCCAAAACGCCAAAACcgaagcagaaacacagaccCAAGTCTGTCTTTAGAGAGGAATCATCCAGCGATAATTTCTCCAAGGGCTCCTCTACAC CTGACAACCTGAGCAACGCCCAATCAGGTTCCAATCTGTCCCTGGCCTCCGCTGCGACCAACGAGGCCGACAGCGTCAACTCTGGAGGGGCTGGCTCCCAGCG CTGTGACTCTGTGGAGTCGTTCCCTGGCAGCCGTAACAGTCGGACTGCAGAGAGAGACTGGGACAACGGCTCCACGGCATCTTCCATCACCTCCATGGCTGAATATACTG GTCCCAAACTGTTCAAGGAGCCCAGCGCCAAGTCCAATAAGCCAATCATCCACAATGCAATCTCCCACTGCTGCTTGGCTGGCAAAGTCAACGAGCCGCAAAAGAACCAGATCCTAGAG GAGTTGGAGAAATGCGAGTCCAACCACCTGATGATCCTGTTTCGTGACGGTGGCTGCCAGTTCCGGGCGCTCTACTCGTACTTTCCCGACACCGAAGAGATCCAAAAGCTGACGGGCACTGGACCCAAGAGCATCAGCAAGAAGATGATTGACAAGCTGTACAAGTACAGCTCGGACCGGAAGCAGTTCACCGTCATCCCCGCCAAGACTGTGTCTGTCAGCGTGGACGCCCTGACCATCCACAATCACCTGTGGCAGGCCAAGAGAGGTACGGTGCCAAAGAAAAGCGGGAAATAG
- the camsap1b gene encoding calmodulin-regulated spectrin-associated protein 1-B isoform X5, whose amino-acid sequence MDVDLCAGGDSTRRKVDLTGAAEGTMDVVPLEMYDSARAKIAANLRWLFAKAYGIDHIPEDLRDPFYTDQYDQEHIKPPVIRLLLSCELYCRVCTLILKTEQAASLQSHLSVIQALSRKGIYVVESDDTPVTDEDLASMPIKMSAHMPMIDALMMAYTVEMISIEKVVASVKRFSTFSASKELPFDLEDAMVFWINKVNMKMREITEREHKVKHHPLESPSHQKSPSKWYWKLVPVRYRREHASGRQLPFFPLLEDLMRDVCDGAALLTVVHCYCPDLMKLEDICLKEVPSIADSLYNIQLLREFANEYLNKSFYLTTEDMLYSPLVLKHNVMVFIAELFWWFETVKPEFVQPRDLQEFKDARAIAQPKSARPSVPISNATKRSFLASPGVADNQSSPEVCNSKGGPTFSPSHPLLPLRQRQQKQQGEDGAGLRNRSNSLTQMDGQTRGSVVAWPDKRQRPLSTLSPYMFHSATDSDADIASGDSVSLARSISKDSLASNVINVTPKHQTSVQQPSQAAIRRVNGHGLLGNVNTENEEETLLEVSRTDGSIIPKRVDGMQATATVGPKPSAESKPAPDSFYLEPLMPAVLKTAKEKSVCMNKEEESGEGPRSSGRGSLRRGDGSTSAVRRKAPCGLNQTFTPPGEEEDLPEEPPQSQAGFRPIVTSSVDPSSREPAGGFYLHSDSEEPKSGQGLDDELEDLDEEEEDLDEAVTTKDPNWPRKTFIEEDEEEESAKLQEDMNVKEHDDKDMNGGSGRSSPCLSANSQASSMASSSVRMTSFAERKAQQQRFGSNHDLRSSASSSQRTTPDGSESSGPLTSSWRLKRDQSPSSPLGGCSRTGDGATVLASEIVQLRMQLEEKRRAIEHQKKKMEVLSARQRQKLGKAAFLHIVKKGGGRSDTLPNPLKADIPKDKLAGDKEPSSKDDMCVDALRGDKEVDGTTPTGALEADKKGNGGSFYLEEELDLNECSRSIELLNDAIGSIQQQMMQLSLQQEMLMKQNVQSPPGQTPAPLPSDKNGDPKASSSFHIVDHLSGSNTAPTRKPPKLSSGRSSRSKPSELKIAKEQSRQTSRTLTPTQSGSETLPHPRQLAGGRSPRTEQPGSPRNPIAGETIDRLGAGHIRSATYRLHDEANMRLPTRVDLTAVVAPEVSFDECLSSTMRESELNSSDGSGKENIPSEEGQRSKANLIEVDLSDLKALEAEEAAEDTTTEGGDGEQKSVLGFFFKDEQKAEDELAKKRAAFLLKQQKKAEEARLRKQQLEAESELKRDEARRKAEEDRLRKEEEKTRRELIKQEYLRRKQQEMFEEQGLVKPKTPKPKQKHRPKSVFREESSSDNFSKGSSTPDNLSNAQSGSNLSLASAATNEADSVNSGGAGSQRCDSVESFPGSRNSRTAERDWDNGSTASSITSMAEYTGPKLFKEPSAKSNKPIIHNAISHCCLAGKVNEPQKNQILEELEKCESNHLMILFRDGGCQFRALYSYFPDTEEIQKLTGTGPKSISKKMIDKLYKYSSDRKQFTVIPAKTVSVSVDALTIHNHLWQAKRGTVPKKSGK is encoded by the exons atggatgttgatttgtgtgctggcggggACAGTACCAGGAGAAAAGTGGACTTGACTGGAGCTGCAGAAGGCACCATGGACGTCGTACCATTGGAGATGTATGACTCCGCCAGAGCGAAAATAGCTGCCAACTTGCGGTGGCTGTTCGCCAAAGCCTATGGCATTG ACCATATTCCAGAGGACTTAAGGGACCCGTTCTACACAGACCAGTACGACCAGGAGCACATCAAACCACCTGTCATCCGCCTGCTGCTGTCCTGCGAGCTCTACTGTCGCGTATGCACCCTCATCCTGAAGACTGAGCAGGCAGCATCCCTTCAGTCCCATCTGTCCGTCATCCAGGCTTTGTCCAGGAAGGGCATATATGTTGTTGAAAGTGACGATACACCCGTCACCGATGAGGACCTGGCCAGTATGCCCATCAAAATg AGTGCTCACATGCCCATGATCGATGCCCTCATGATGGCCTACACAGTGGAGATGATCAGCATTGAGAAAGTGGTGGCTTCTGTCAAGCGCTTCTCCACCTTCAGTGCCTCCAAGGAGCTGCCCTTTGACCTGGAGGATGCAATGGTTTTCTGGATCAACAAG GTGAACATGAAGATGAGGGAGATCACAGAAAGGGAGCACAAAGTCAAGCACCACCCCCTGGAGTCCCCCAGCCACCAAAAG TCTCCCTCCAAATGGTATTGGAAGCTAGTCCCT GTACGGTATCGTCGGGAGCATGCTTCAGGACGACAACTGCCGTTCTTCCCACTTCTGGAAGACCTGATGAGGGATGTTTGTGACGGAGCTGCACTGCTCACCGTGGTCCACTGCTACTGCCCAGACCTCATGAAGCTGGAAG ATATTTGCCTGAAGGAAGTACCCTCCATTGCTGATAGCCTGTACAACATCCAGTTACTCAGAGAGTTTGCCAACGAGTATCTGAATAAAAGCTTCTATCTGACAACGGAGGACATGCTCTACTCGCCGCTTGTGCTCAAG CACAATGTGATGGTGTTCATTGCTGAACTCTTCTGGTGGTTCGAGACCGTCAAGCCAGAGTTTGTTCAGCCAAGAGATCTCCAAGAGTTCAAAGATG CTCGAGCCATAGCTCAGCCCAAGAGTGCCCGCCCATCAGTGCCTATCTCCAACGCCACCAAGCGCAGCTTTTTGGCCAGCCCTGGTGTGGCCGataaccagagcagcccagaaGTCTGTAACAG TAAAGGGGGTCCAACTTTCAGTCCCTCCCACCCACTCCTGCCCCTCCGACAGAGGCAACAAAAGCAGCAAGGAGAAGATGGTGCAG GTCTCAGAAACCGCTCCAACTCTCTGACCCAGATGGACGGACAAACCCGAGGCTCTGTTGTTGCATGGCCCGACAAGAGGCAGAG acCTCTGTCCACACTGAGCCCCTACATGTTTCATTCAGCCACAGACAGCGATGCAGACATTGCTTCTGGTGACAGTGTGAGTCTGGCCCGCTCCATAAGCAAGGACAGCCTGGCGTCCAACGTCATCAATGTCACACCCAAACACCAGACTTCTGTCCAACAGCCATCACAGGCTGCGATACGGAGAGTCAACGGCCACGGCCTCCTGGGTAATGTTAACACTGAGAATGAGGAAGAGACTCTGTTGGAAGTTTCAAGGACTGATGGTTCCATCATCCCTAAGCGGGTTGACGGGATGCAAGCAACTGCCACAGTGGGTCCCAAACCTTCAGCTGAGTCCAAACCTGCACCGGATAGCTTTTACCTAGAACCACTGATGCCTGCCGTGCTCAAAACGGCTAAAGAGAAGTCTGTATGCATgaacaaggaggaggagagtggcGAAGGGCCTCGTTCTTCAGGAAGGGGCTCTCTACGCCGAGGAGATGGATCAACATCGGCTGTGCGTAGGAAAGCTCCCTGTGGCCTGAACCAAACATTTACCCCCCCAGGTGAAGAGGAGGACTTGCCAGAGGAACCTCCACAAAGTCAGGCAGGCTTCAGACCCATTGTTACCAGCAGTGTGGACCCCTCATCCAGAGAGCCAGCAGGGGGTTTCTACCTGCATTCAGATTCTGAAGAACCAAAGTCTGGCCAGGGCCTGGATGATGAGCTGGAGGACctggatgaagaggaagaggatctGGATGAAGCCGTAACCACTAAGGACCCCAACTGGCCTAGGAAAACCTTTatagaggaggatgaagaagaagaatcagcCAAACTCCAAGAGGACATGAATGTGAAAGAGCACGATGACAAAGATATGAACGGTGGCAGCGGTCGCTCCAGCCCCTGTCTCAGCGCTAACTCCCAGGCCAGCAGCATGGCCAGTAGCAGTGTGCGCATGACTTCTTTTGCTGAGCGCAAAGCCCAGCAGCAGCGCTTCGGCAGCAACCACGACCTACGCTCCAGTGCCTCCAGCTCCCAAAGGACCACTCCAGATGGATCAGAGAGCAGCGGGCCTCTAACTTCCTCCTGGAGGCTTAAAAGAGACCAGAGCCCCTCCTCACCACTGGGTGGATGCTCGCGTACAGGCGATGGTGCTACTGTACTGGCTTCTGAAATTGTTCAGCTCCGAatgcagctggaggagaagcGACGTGCCATCGAGCAccagaagaaaaagatggaggtGCTGTCGGCGAGGCAAAGGCAGAAGCTGGGAAAGGCAGCCTTCCTGCACATTGTAAAGAAAGGTGGAGGCCGGAGTGACACGTTACCCAATCCACTTAAAGCTGACATCCCTAAAGACAAGCTTGCTGGGGATAAAGAACCATCAAGTAAAGATGATATGTGTGTGGATGCCCTGAGGGGGGACAAAGAGGTGGACGGAACCACCCCAACAGGTGCCTTAGAAGCAGACAAGAAAGGAAACGGTGGAAGCTTTTACCTAGAAGAAGAGTTGGACCTGAACGAGTGCAGCCGCTCCATTGAGCTGCTGAACGACGCCATCGGCAGCATCCAGCAGCAGATGATGcagctgtcactgcagcaggagATGTTGATGAAACAGAATGTACAGTCCCCCCCTGGGCAAACTCCAGCGCCTCTCCCCAGTGACAAAAACGGGGACCCTAAGGCAAGCTCAAGCTTTCACATTGTTGATCACCTCTCCGGCTCCAACACCGCCCCCACCAGGAAGCCTCCCAAGCTGAGCTCAGGCCGGAGCTCCAGATCTAAGCCATCAGAGCTAAAGATAGCCAAGGAGCAGAGCCGGCAGACCTCCAGGACCCTTACCCCCACCCAGAGTGGCTCAGAGACATTACCACACCCGAGGCAGTTAGCTGGGGGCAGGTCCCCCAGGACCGAGCAGCCCGGCAGTCCCAGAAACCCCATAGCAGGAGAGACAATCGACAGGCTGGGCGCTGGTCATATTCGGAGCGCCACCTACCGGCTTCACGATGAAGCAAACATGCGCCTCCCGACCCGAGTGGACCTGACAGCGGTGGTTGCCCCAGAAGTGTCCTTTGATGAGTGCCTGTCCAGCACCATGAGGGAGTCTGAGCTTAATTCTTCAGATGGTTCAGGAAAAGAGAACATCCCATCAGAGGAGGGGCAGCGCAGCAAAGCCAACCTGATTGAGGTCGATCTGTCCGACCTGAAAGCTCTTGAGGCAGAGGAGGCTGCGGAGGACACGACAAcagaaggaggtgatggagagcAGAAGTCAGTCTTGGGCTTCTTCTTCAAG GATGAGCAGAAGGCTGAGGATGAGCTCGCTAAGAAGAGAGCAGCGTTCTTactgaagcagcagaagaaagCGGAGGAGGCCCGTCTGCGTAAACAACAGCTAGAAGCAGAATCTGAGCTCAAACGAGATGAAGCCAG aCGGAAGGCTGAGGAGGATCGCCTGCgcaaagaagaggagaagacgCGGCGAGAGCTGATAAAGCAGGAGTATCTAcgcaggaagcagcaggagatGTTCGAGGAGCAAGGCCTCGTCAAGCCCAAAACGCCAAAACcgaagcagaaacacagaccCAAGTCTGTCTTTAGAGAGGAATCATCCAGCGATAATTTCTCCAAGGGCTCCTCTACAC CTGACAACCTGAGCAACGCCCAATCAGGTTCCAATCTGTCCCTGGCCTCCGCTGCGACCAACGAGGCCGACAGCGTCAACTCTGGAGGGGCTGGCTCCCAGCG CTGTGACTCTGTGGAGTCGTTCCCTGGCAGCCGTAACAGTCGGACTGCAGAGAGAGACTGGGACAACGGCTCCACGGCATCTTCCATCACCTCCATGGCTGAATATACTG GTCCCAAACTGTTCAAGGAGCCCAGCGCCAAGTCCAATAAGCCAATCATCCACAATGCAATCTCCCACTGCTGCTTGGCTGGCAAAGTCAACGAGCCGCAAAAGAACCAGATCCTAGAG GAGTTGGAGAAATGCGAGTCCAACCACCTGATGATCCTGTTTCGTGACGGTGGCTGCCAGTTCCGGGCGCTCTACTCGTACTTTCCCGACACCGAAGAGATCCAAAAGCTGACGGGCACTGGACCCAAGAGCATCAGCAAGAAGATGATTGACAAGCTGTACAAGTACAGCTCGGACCGGAAGCAGTTCACCGTCATCCCCGCCAAGACTGTGTCTGTCAGCGTGGACGCCCTGACCATCCACAATCACCTGTGGCAGGCCAAGAGAGGTACGGTGCCAAAGAAAAGCGGGAAATAG